In a single window of the Romeriopsis navalis LEGE 11480 genome:
- a CDS encoding condensation domain-containing protein produces MDKQNIETIYSLAPLQQMFLWHSLQSTTQAGLIHIRCDIHGELEISQFQQAWECVIHHHPSLRTSVHWENVKQPLQVVAKQVALPWKVIDGRNFTDPAQTITNFLHDDRAQGFDLNQAPITRLTLFRLGAIDYKLVWSCHHLMLDGWSGALVLNQVFATYEALQVGHPPTSIAAPTYQTYIRWLKQQDETAAAQFWRDTLKGFTGPTPLPPPTSNQVRQIASGPISIRLTPNTTEALQAFLRVQRLTLSTVIQGVWSLLLHHYSGENDVLFGMTVSGRQGDLAQVEAIVGLLINVLPIRVSITPAAPIADWLRTLQTQQIHINRYAYASSTQIQAWSGQSKPLFDSLLVIENYPIQSTDTAPSLRVENLQSGIVSTYGLTLIVQPGNALKLTLEEAAGCWATTTLELLLDQFQALLQAVISNSEQPLTALLNLTPTGITRPYLQQPERSSQYFHQLNAVPPNDVAMTRAGQSPTDTQANYVAPQNTLESQLTTIWETVLGVQPIGVHDNFFSLGGNSLMAVSLFNQIESVFQTQLPLVSLFQASTVAELAKKLAAQPQFVPGASSSPHQHPINRSQSSAADTAEHGDQPPEKSHPIVQPKSDSTSIANSTSPTRTLIALQPKGDRRPFFFIPGGGGGSDRELITYNRFLNALGDDQPVYGLRARGLDGTQACHADLETMATDYIQEMRTVQPHGPYLLGGECIGGIVAYEIAQQLTAQGEPIGLLALMDTEPLTLLQERRYYIQKLLLIERGMGYIKKLSHLSPQEKVRQIAVRSREKLIAKVQSKSQVPISKADQQLRKVSQNYWAVISRYRPQPYSGKLTLLATAEATENLQIDRWETLATGGVEVHALPGDHTSYIREDFQTTADALRQCLDAAQTITTHSQNI; encoded by the coding sequence ATGGATAAGCAAAATATTGAAACCATCTATTCCCTGGCACCACTGCAACAAATGTTTTTGTGGCACAGCCTCCAAAGTACAACCCAGGCAGGGCTAATCCATATCCGCTGCGACATCCACGGTGAACTAGAAATCAGTCAGTTCCAGCAGGCATGGGAGTGCGTCATCCATCATCATCCCAGCTTGCGAACCTCCGTACATTGGGAAAACGTCAAGCAACCCTTACAAGTTGTCGCAAAACAAGTCGCATTACCCTGGAAAGTCATCGACGGACGGAACTTCACGGACCCGGCGCAAACCATCACCAACTTTTTGCACGACGATCGCGCACAAGGCTTCGACTTAAATCAAGCCCCAATTACGCGCCTCACATTATTTCGGCTTGGCGCCATTGACTATAAATTAGTCTGGAGTTGCCATCACCTCATGCTCGATGGCTGGTCTGGGGCGCTCGTCTTAAATCAAGTATTTGCGACCTATGAAGCGCTCCAAGTTGGCCACCCACCCACAAGCATCGCCGCACCAACGTATCAAACCTATATCCGCTGGCTGAAGCAACAGGATGAAACGGCGGCGGCACAATTTTGGCGTGATACGCTCAAAGGATTTACCGGACCGACGCCCCTGCCACCGCCAACATCAAATCAAGTCCGTCAAATCGCATCCGGCCCCATATCGATCCGGCTGACACCGAATACAACTGAGGCATTACAGGCATTTCTCCGAGTCCAGCGATTAACCCTTAGCACAGTGATTCAAGGCGTATGGTCACTACTCCTACATCACTACAGCGGTGAAAATGACGTACTTTTCGGTATGACCGTTTCGGGACGACAGGGTGATTTAGCCCAAGTTGAAGCGATCGTAGGGCTATTAATCAATGTTTTACCCATCCGGGTGAGCATCACACCGGCGGCGCCGATCGCTGATTGGTTGCGCACATTACAAACCCAACAAATTCATATCAATCGTTATGCCTATGCATCCTCGACTCAAATACAAGCCTGGAGCGGCCAATCAAAGCCGCTATTTGACAGCCTCCTAGTGATTGAGAACTATCCCATTCAATCCACGGATACAGCACCGAGTTTGCGCGTTGAAAACCTCCAATCAGGCATTGTTAGCACCTATGGTTTAACCCTGATTGTGCAACCCGGCAACGCATTAAAGTTGACTTTAGAAGAAGCAGCAGGATGCTGGGCAACAACAACACTAGAACTCCTGCTCGATCAATTCCAAGCCCTATTGCAGGCGGTCATCAGTAATTCCGAACAACCGCTCACCGCATTACTTAATCTGACTCCCACCGGAATTACCAGGCCATACCTTCAACAGCCAGAACGATCGAGCCAATATTTCCATCAGCTCAATGCAGTTCCCCCAAACGATGTCGCTATGACACGAGCGGGGCAATCACCCACCGACACGCAGGCAAACTATGTTGCACCACAGAATACGCTCGAATCACAGCTAACAACGATCTGGGAAACGGTGTTGGGTGTTCAGCCGATCGGCGTTCATGATAATTTCTTTAGTCTGGGCGGCAACTCCTTGATGGCCGTCAGCCTGTTTAATCAGATCGAATCAGTCTTTCAGACACAACTCCCTTTAGTTAGCCTATTTCAAGCCAGCACGGTGGCAGAACTTGCCAAAAAACTTGCAGCACAACCGCAATTCGTGCCGGGAGCATCATCATCCCCCCATCAGCATCCAATCAATCGGAGCCAATCATCCGCTGCCGACACGGCGGAACATGGCGATCAGCCACCCGAAAAGTCTCACCCGATCGTCCAGCCAAAATCTGACTCAACGAGCATCGCAAATTCAACATCCCCAACTCGCACACTCATTGCTCTACAACCCAAGGGCGATCGGCGGCCCTTTTTCTTTATTCCGGGCGGCGGCGGCGGCAGCGATCGTGAATTAATCACTTACAACCGGTTCCTCAATGCGTTAGGTGACGATCAACCAGTATATGGGTTACGGGCTCGCGGCTTAGATGGCACACAAGCATGTCATGCTGACCTTGAGACAATGGCCACTGATTATATTCAGGAAATGCGAACAGTCCAACCCCATGGCCCGTATCTACTGGGAGGTGAATGTATTGGTGGCATTGTCGCCTATGAAATCGCCCAACAGCTAACGGCCCAGGGAGAACCAATCGGATTATTAGCGTTAATGGATACAGAACCCTTAACGCTGCTACAAGAACGACGTTATTACATCCAAAAACTCTTGCTGATTGAGCGTGGTATGGGCTACATCAAAAAATTAAGCCACCTTTCACCACAGGAGAAAGTTCGACAGATCGCCGTTCGATCGCGCGAAAAACTGATCGCCAAAGTCCAGTCCAAGTCCCAAGTCCCGATTAGTAAAGCCGATCAACAACTGCGTAAAGTATCTCAGAACTATTGGGCCGTCATCTCACGCTACCGACCACAGCCGTATTCCGGCAAGCTCACCTTATTAGCCACCGCCGAAGCAACGGAAAATCTGCAAATTGACCGTTGGGAAACACTGGCAACAGGGGGTGTAGAAGTGCATGCATTGCCTGGTGATCACACGTCCTATATTCGCGAGGACTTCCAAACGACTGCTGATGCATTACGCCAATGTCTCGACGCGGCACAAACGATCACAACGCACTCACAAAATATTTAG